One window of the Pseudofrankia sp. DC12 genome contains the following:
- a CDS encoding cytochrome c oxidase assembly protein, whose product MPVTPSVPLPAALAAYHGPPAFGWPSAAGRWTFDPALVVFAAAAATGYLLAVARVHRAGGRWPVARTVSFLVPGVGLAALAGVWWVGAYAQVLFWDFTVQVLLLLLVAPIFLAFGRPLSLVYAAGGRPGRFVGRVRASGPFRVASHPAFGPLLVPIVVFAVYFTGLFTAAQRDVAVGETVQIALVLVGFVVALPLAGDDLATSTTSLAIAGGMFFGVLELLLDAAPGIFVRLRHGLLAPGYYASVHRPWGPSPLNDQHVGGTILWTVAEVVDLPFLVLLVRRWIKVDAEEAARVDRELDALALARPASTGSPFSGDGETVSAAAAQEAERTRPWWETDADYFGGSRAARFRRASTEDKRTEPS is encoded by the coding sequence ATGCCCGTCACGCCGAGCGTCCCGTTGCCGGCCGCCCTCGCCGCGTACCACGGGCCGCCGGCCTTCGGCTGGCCGTCGGCGGCGGGCCGGTGGACGTTCGACCCGGCGCTGGTGGTGTTCGCCGCGGCCGCCGCGACGGGCTACCTGCTCGCCGTCGCGCGGGTCCACCGGGCGGGTGGGCGCTGGCCGGTGGCCCGCACGGTCAGTTTCCTCGTGCCGGGAGTCGGCCTGGCCGCGCTCGCCGGGGTGTGGTGGGTCGGCGCGTACGCGCAGGTGCTGTTCTGGGACTTCACCGTGCAGGTCCTGCTGCTTCTGCTGGTCGCGCCGATCTTCCTCGCGTTCGGCCGGCCCCTGTCGCTCGTGTACGCGGCCGGCGGCCGGCCGGGCCGGTTCGTCGGCCGGGTGCGCGCGAGTGGCCCGTTCCGGGTGGCGTCCCATCCGGCGTTCGGGCCGCTGCTGGTCCCGATCGTCGTGTTCGCCGTGTACTTCACCGGGCTGTTCACGGCGGCGCAGCGGGACGTCGCGGTCGGGGAGACCGTCCAGATCGCCCTTGTCCTCGTGGGTTTCGTCGTCGCGCTGCCGCTGGCCGGTGACGACCTGGCGACCTCGACGACCAGCCTGGCGATCGCCGGCGGCATGTTCTTCGGGGTGCTGGAGCTGCTGCTGGACGCCGCCCCGGGCATCTTCGTGCGACTGCGCCATGGGCTGCTCGCGCCCGGCTACTACGCCTCCGTGCACCGGCCCTGGGGACCGTCGCCGCTGAACGACCAGCATGTCGGCGGGACGATCCTCTGGACGGTCGCCGAGGTCGTCGACCTGCCCTTCCTCGTCCTGCTGGTCCGGCGCTGGATCAAGGTGGACGCCGAGGAGGCGGCCCGCGTCGACCGGGAGCTCGACGCCCTGGCGCTGGCCCGGCCCGCCTCCACCGGGTCGCCCTTCTCGGGCGACGGCGAGACCGTCAGCGCTGCCGCGGCCCAGGAGGCCGAGCGGACCCGGCCCTGGTGGGAGACCGACGCCGACTACTTCGGCGGCTCCCGCGCCGCCCGGTTCCGCCGCGCCAGCACCGAGGACAAGCGGACCGAGCCCTCCTGA
- a CDS encoding MFS transporter, producing the protein MTLLRDRRFRLLWSGQLLSNIGDWFLLVAVPVYVFGLTGSTLGTGLAFVTQMLPALIWPPVAGVLVDRMDRFTVMIVADVARAGIMPLLVLADGDRLWLVYVVLLVQASFAQFFLPARQAVIPEVVGRGRELERANAWFSLSSGLMRLAGAPLGGLVYAAAGFHAAVLADSTTYAISASTLVGVRALSRRPGCPGPGPVAPAPGPGQAAVYLREAVDFLRGHRVLSGLLLVSAVFEGVDGALNVLFVPYAVHTLGSGSGGVGLLFAALGVGFLLSAPVGRRVAEARRLRVGLAGCLAVIDACLAVFFHTHAFVVALVAMGIVGVPGGAFALVVQVELQRGTPSALLGRISSAFAAGQMIAALLGATLSSVAVRPLGLTVVADAAMVVLLLGAVGAVALLPAGRVREKADPARRTRAHPMPATPPGEADAPG; encoded by the coding sequence GTGACGCTGCTGCGCGACCGCAGGTTCCGGCTCCTGTGGTCGGGCCAGCTGCTGTCGAACATCGGCGACTGGTTCCTCCTCGTCGCCGTCCCGGTGTACGTGTTCGGGCTGACCGGCTCGACGCTGGGCACCGGGCTCGCCTTCGTCACCCAGATGCTGCCGGCCCTCATCTGGCCGCCGGTCGCGGGCGTCCTGGTGGACCGGATGGACCGGTTCACCGTGATGATCGTCGCCGACGTGGCCCGCGCCGGGATCATGCCCCTGCTGGTCCTCGCCGACGGGGACCGGCTCTGGCTGGTCTACGTCGTGCTGCTCGTACAGGCGTCGTTCGCGCAGTTCTTCCTGCCGGCCCGCCAGGCCGTCATCCCGGAGGTCGTCGGGCGCGGCCGGGAGCTCGAACGCGCGAACGCGTGGTTCTCCCTGTCCAGCGGGCTCATGCGGCTCGCCGGCGCCCCGCTGGGCGGCCTGGTCTACGCGGCGGCCGGCTTCCACGCCGCCGTGCTCGCCGACAGCACGACCTACGCCATCTCCGCGTCGACGCTCGTCGGGGTGCGCGCGCTGAGCCGGCGCCCAGGGTGCCCAGGGCCCGGCCCCGTCGCGCCGGCGCCCGGCCCCGGCCAGGCAGCGGTGTACCTGCGCGAGGCGGTCGACTTCCTGCGCGGCCACCGCGTCCTGTCGGGGCTGCTGCTCGTCTCGGCCGTCTTCGAAGGGGTGGACGGCGCGCTCAACGTCCTGTTCGTGCCTTACGCGGTCCACACCCTGGGCAGCGGTTCCGGCGGAGTCGGCCTGCTGTTCGCCGCGCTGGGCGTCGGCTTCCTGCTGAGCGCCCCGGTGGGGCGGCGGGTGGCCGAGGCCCGGCGGCTGCGGGTCGGCCTGGCCGGGTGCCTCGCCGTGATCGATGCGTGCCTCGCGGTGTTCTTCCACACCCACGCGTTCGTCGTCGCGCTCGTCGCGATGGGGATCGTGGGCGTGCCGGGCGGCGCGTTCGCCCTGGTCGTCCAGGTCGAGCTGCAGCGCGGAACGCCGTCGGCGCTGCTCGGGCGGATCAGCTCGGCGTTCGCGGCCGGCCAGATGATCGCGGCGCTGCTGGGTGCCACCCTGTCCAGCGTCGCCGTGCGGCCGCTGGGCCTGACCGTGGTCGCCGACGCGGCCATGGTGGTCCTCCTGCTGGGCGCGGTCGGGGCCGTGGCCCTTCTCCCCGCCGGCCGGGTCCGGGAGAAGGCCGACCCGGCCCGGCGGACCAGAGCCCACCCGATGCCGGCGACGCCACCCGGCGAGGCCGACGCTCCCGGCTGA
- a CDS encoding S-adenosylmethionine:tRNA ribosyltransferase-isomerase gives MTGPRTPAVARTPRDRAEHDVAEQARDAASAVVFELPAGLEAAAPPPRRDGVRLLAARPGDLRHARFSELGDHLAPGDLVVVNTSGTLPAAVTGVRAGGQTVAVHFATALDDGDWVVEVRPAGEAVTGPVTDLRPGEQLALPAGVRLTAVAQHPAGQRRLWQAHVPVEGGVVAYLARVGRPIRYSYVPEPQPIEAYRTVFGRDPGSAEMPSAGRPFSAELVTDLVSRGIGVAPVLLHTGISSQEPGEPPQPERFQVGPHTARLVNAARRWGGRVVAVGTTVTRALESAAGPDGSVRPAAGWTGLVLGPDRPARAVTGLVTGWHVPGASHLELLVAVAGRDLVADAYREAVRARYLWHEFGDSCLLLP, from the coding sequence ATGACCGGCCCGCGCACGCCCGCGGTCGCCAGGACGCCGCGGGACCGGGCTGAGCACGACGTGGCCGAGCAGGCCCGGGACGCGGCGAGCGCGGTGGTGTTCGAGCTGCCCGCGGGCCTGGAGGCGGCCGCTCCGCCGCCCCGGCGGGACGGCGTTCGGCTGCTCGCCGCCCGGCCAGGCGACCTTCGGCACGCCCGGTTCAGCGAGCTCGGCGACCACCTCGCCCCGGGCGACCTGGTGGTCGTCAACACCTCGGGGACGCTGCCCGCGGCGGTCACCGGCGTTCGCGCGGGCGGCCAGACGGTGGCCGTCCATTTCGCCACGGCCCTGGACGACGGCGACTGGGTCGTCGAGGTGCGCCCGGCGGGCGAGGCGGTCACCGGCCCGGTCACCGACCTGCGCCCGGGGGAGCAGCTCGCGCTGCCGGCCGGTGTCCGGCTGACGGCCGTGGCCCAGCACCCGGCCGGCCAGCGCCGGCTGTGGCAGGCGCACGTCCCGGTCGAGGGTGGTGTGGTCGCCTACCTGGCCCGGGTGGGCCGGCCGATCCGCTACTCCTACGTTCCCGAGCCGCAGCCGATCGAGGCCTACCGCACGGTGTTCGGCCGCGACCCGGGCAGTGCGGAGATGCCGAGCGCCGGGCGCCCGTTCTCCGCCGAGCTGGTGACCGACCTCGTCAGCCGGGGCATCGGTGTGGCGCCGGTCCTGCTGCACACCGGCATCTCCTCGCAGGAGCCCGGCGAGCCACCGCAGCCGGAGCGGTTCCAGGTCGGCCCGCACACCGCGCGGCTGGTGAACGCGGCCCGCCGGTGGGGCGGCCGGGTGGTCGCGGTCGGCACCACCGTCACCCGTGCGCTGGAGTCGGCGGCCGGGCCGGACGGGTCGGTGCGCCCGGCGGCCGGCTGGACCGGCCTCGTCCTCGGGCCGGACCGGCCCGCCCGCGCCGTCACCGGGCTGGTCACCGGCTGGCACGTGCCCGGAGCGTCGCACCTGGAGCTGCTCGTCGCCGTCGCCGGCCGGGACCTGGTCGCCGACGCCTACCGGGAGGCGGTACGGGCCCGCTACCTCTGGCACGAGTTCGGCGACAGCTGCCTGTTGCTGCCCTGA
- a CDS encoding SDR family oxidoreductase, with protein MPTNPVALITGGSRGLGRALAGALADGGWRVVIDGRDATRLDEAVRARPSLVAVAGDVADPAHRQAVVDATTGLGRLDLVVANASDLGPSPLPALAAAPLEAVRAVYETNVLAALALAQLTLPALRASGGTWLAISSDAAVEAFPGWGVYGPSKAALDHLTAVLGQEEPAIRAYAVDPGDMRTEMYQRAFPGEDISDRPRPEQVVPAILRLLETRPPSGRYRAGAPAELEPMGADR; from the coding sequence ATGCCAACCAACCCAGTAGCACTGATCACCGGAGGTTCCCGGGGGCTCGGCCGCGCGCTGGCCGGCGCGCTCGCCGACGGCGGCTGGCGGGTCGTCATCGACGGCCGGGACGCCACGCGGCTCGACGAGGCGGTCCGCGCGCGACCCTCCCTCGTGGCGGTCGCCGGCGACGTGGCCGACCCGGCGCACCGGCAGGCCGTCGTCGACGCGACGACCGGCCTCGGCCGCCTCGACCTCGTCGTCGCCAACGCCAGCGACCTGGGCCCGAGCCCGCTGCCGGCGCTCGCGGCCGCGCCGCTGGAGGCGGTCCGGGCCGTCTACGAGACCAACGTCCTCGCCGCGCTAGCGCTGGCCCAGCTGACGCTGCCGGCGCTGCGCGCGAGTGGTGGGACGTGGCTCGCGATCAGCTCGGACGCCGCGGTCGAGGCCTTTCCCGGCTGGGGCGTGTACGGGCCGTCGAAGGCCGCGCTCGACCACCTCACCGCCGTCCTCGGCCAGGAGGAGCCGGCGATACGCGCCTACGCCGTCGACCCCGGCGACATGCGGACCGAGATGTACCAGCGGGCCTTCCCAGGCGAGGACATCTCCGACCGGCCGCGCCCGGAGCAGGTCGTGCCGGCCATCCTGCGCCTGCTGGAGACCCGCCCACCCAGCGGCCGCTACCGCGCCGGGGCCCCCGCGGAACTGGAGCCGATGGGGGCGGACCGATGA
- the soxR gene encoding redox-sensitive transcriptional activator SoxR encodes MQAADLLTVGEVSERSGVAASALRYYEAQGLLAATRTTGNQRRYPRHVLRRLSFIRAAQNVGLSLEEIRSALAALPDGRTPTRDDWARLSRAWHQRLDDQIVALRKLRDGLESCIGCGCLSLDRCAISNPGDIMAGNGPGAAYFPRALRGTPTHHG; translated from the coding sequence ATGCAGGCGGCCGATCTGCTGACCGTCGGCGAGGTGTCCGAGCGCAGCGGCGTCGCGGCGTCCGCCCTGCGCTACTACGAGGCCCAGGGCCTGCTGGCGGCGACCAGGACGACCGGCAACCAGCGGCGCTACCCGCGCCATGTGCTGCGCCGGCTGTCGTTCATCCGGGCGGCGCAGAACGTCGGCCTGTCGCTGGAGGAGATCAGGTCCGCGCTGGCGGCGCTGCCGGACGGCCGCACCCCGACCCGGGACGACTGGGCCCGGCTCTCCCGGGCCTGGCACCAGCGGCTCGACGACCAGATCGTCGCCCTGCGCAAGCTGCGCGACGGCCTGGAGTCGTGCATCGGCTGCGGCTGCCTGTCCCTGGACCGGTGCGCGATCTCGAACCCGGGCGACATCATGGCCGGCAACGGCCCGGGTGCCGCGTACTTCCCGCGCGCGCTGCGGGGCACCCCCACGCACCACGGCTGA
- a CDS encoding PhzF family phenazine biosynthesis isomerase: protein MAKTLDVLTAAACVRDGAGGSPTAVLTGSHDLGDADLARIPARLGASHLAVVRPGDGVRELRFFTTAGELPNCGHGTIAAVAVLALADPRDGFDGPLRAAGREFEAAGTVRPPPGGDGPLLVDAWFDQGAVETRAATAPERDAFLAALGLSPDALHPDDEVSVASPGRERLMVPAAGRATLAALRPDQDRLAAASRRHGQLGCFVYVPPSAGQPAAARMFAPAIGVPEDVANANSTGCLAAHLLATGRGPAVTVDQGDALGHPSTVRATAARTTRGIATRVGGAVHVRRAGRVADSL, encoded by the coding sequence GTGGCGAAGACCCTTGACGTCCTGACTGCCGCCGCCTGCGTCCGCGACGGCGCCGGCGGCAGCCCGACGGCGGTCCTCACCGGCAGCCACGACCTGGGCGACGCGGACCTCGCGCGCATTCCGGCCCGGCTGGGCGCCTCACACCTCGCCGTCGTCCGCCCGGGTGACGGCGTCCGGGAGCTCCGCTTCTTCACCACGGCCGGCGAGCTGCCCAACTGCGGGCACGGCACGATCGCCGCGGTCGCCGTGCTGGCTCTCGCCGACCCGCGCGACGGTTTCGACGGCCCGCTACGCGCGGCCGGTCGGGAGTTCGAGGCGGCCGGCACCGTCCGACCGCCGCCCGGGGGTGACGGCCCGCTCCTGGTCGACGCCTGGTTCGACCAGGGCGCGGTGGAGACCCGTGCCGCGACGGCGCCGGAACGCGACGCGTTCCTGGCCGCACTCGGGCTGTCCCCCGACGCGCTGCATCCCGACGACGAGGTGTCGGTCGCCTCCCCCGGCCGGGAACGCCTGATGGTCCCGGCCGCCGGTCGCGCCACCCTGGCCGCCCTGCGTCCCGATCAGGACCGGCTGGCCGCCGCGAGCCGCCGTCACGGCCAGCTCGGCTGTTTCGTCTACGTCCCGCCCTCCGCCGGGCAGCCGGCGGCGGCGCGCATGTTCGCCCCCGCGATCGGGGTGCCCGAGGACGTCGCGAACGCGAACAGCACCGGCTGCCTCGCCGCCCATCTCCTCGCCACCGGCCGCGGCCCGGCCGTCACCGTCGACCAGGGCGACGCGCTCGGCCATCCGTCGACGGTGCGGGCGACCGCGGCCCGGACCACCCGCGGTATCGCGACCCGCGTCGGCGGGGCCGTACACGTGCGGCGCGCCGGCCGCGTCGCCGACTCGCTCTGA
- a CDS encoding MDR family MFS transporter, translating to MTASLDTDGPTSSAGGLAPAAPAAGLDDARGRTPLVIKLLVGATFTVILNETIMTNAVPRLMVDFDISPRAAQWLSTVFMLTLAALIPVTGWFLQRVTTRMAYGVAMATFCAGTVIGATAPIYAVLLVGRVVQAAGTAVMMPLLMTTLMTVVPERDRGRVMGTVTMAMSCAPALGPAVSGVILQLGSWRLIFVFMLPIAAVVGLVGLRLLENIGETQATPVSWVSVVLAAAGFGGFLFGLSEAGALNSVYVGLIIAGGLALVAAFIGKQLRLQRVGSPLLDLRTLKHRTFSASLLLLAAVDMAFLGSMFLLPLYLQDTRHLSSLETGLLVMPGGLAMGVLGPPVGRLYDRYGARPLVIPGAACSVVALGTLSQIGTHTPYLLVLAAHIVLMASLAAVMTPVFSVGLGDLPADLYAHGSSLFGTIMQVSGAIGTALLVVISQARQSSLIHAGVASAEATVGGLRWAFAGGAACAIATTLLGLLLPRAASRTPDPDLAQSATEAELAEPATPEASLA from the coding sequence TTGACCGCTTCCCTGGACACCGACGGCCCCACCAGCTCCGCCGGCGGCCTCGCGCCGGCCGCGCCGGCCGCCGGTCTTGATGACGCCCGCGGTCGCACCCCGCTCGTGATCAAGCTCCTGGTCGGCGCCACGTTCACGGTCATCCTCAACGAGACGATCATGACGAACGCCGTGCCGCGACTGATGGTCGACTTCGACATCAGCCCGCGGGCCGCGCAGTGGCTCTCGACCGTCTTCATGCTGACCCTGGCCGCGCTCATCCCGGTGACCGGCTGGTTCCTGCAGCGGGTCACCACCCGGATGGCGTACGGCGTCGCGATGGCGACCTTCTGCGCCGGGACGGTGATCGGCGCGACCGCGCCCATCTACGCGGTCCTGCTGGTCGGCCGGGTCGTGCAGGCCGCCGGCACCGCCGTGATGATGCCGCTGCTCATGACGACGCTGATGACCGTCGTCCCCGAGCGCGACCGCGGCCGGGTGATGGGCACCGTGACCATGGCGATGTCCTGCGCCCCCGCGCTCGGCCCGGCCGTGTCCGGCGTCATCCTGCAGCTCGGGTCGTGGCGGCTGATCTTCGTCTTCATGCTGCCGATCGCGGCCGTCGTCGGCCTCGTCGGGCTGCGCCTGCTGGAGAACATCGGCGAGACCCAGGCCACCCCGGTCAGCTGGGTCAGCGTCGTGCTCGCGGCGGCCGGCTTCGGCGGCTTCCTGTTCGGGCTCAGCGAGGCCGGCGCCCTCAACAGCGTCTACGTCGGCCTGATCATCGCGGGCGGGCTCGCGCTGGTCGCGGCGTTCATCGGCAAGCAGCTGCGCCTGCAGCGGGTCGGCAGCCCGCTGCTGGACCTGCGCACGTTGAAACACCGCACGTTCAGCGCCTCGCTGCTGCTGCTGGCCGCCGTGGACATGGCGTTCCTCGGGTCGATGTTCCTGCTGCCGCTGTACCTGCAGGACACTCGCCACCTCAGCTCGCTGGAGACCGGCCTGCTGGTGATGCCCGGCGGCCTGGCGATGGGTGTGCTCGGCCCTCCGGTCGGTCGCCTCTACGACCGGTATGGCGCCCGGCCACTGGTCATCCCCGGCGCCGCCTGCTCGGTCGTCGCGCTCGGCACACTCAGCCAGATCGGCACCCACACGCCGTACCTGCTGGTGCTGGCCGCGCACATCGTGCTGATGGCCTCGCTGGCCGCGGTCATGACGCCGGTCTTCTCGGTCGGCCTCGGAGACCTGCCGGCCGACCTCTACGCCCACGGCAGCTCGCTGTTCGGCACGATCATGCAGGTCTCGGGCGCCATCGGCACGGCCCTGCTGGTCGTCATCTCCCAGGCCCGCCAAAGCAGCCTGATCCACGCGGGCGTGGCGTCCGCCGAGGCCACGGTGGGTGGGCTGCGCTGGGCCTTCGCCGGTGGCGCCGCGTGCGCCATCGCCACGACCCTGCTCGGTCTGCTCCTCCCCCGAGCCGCCAGCAGAACCCCCGACCCCGACCTCGCACAGTCCGCGACCGAGGCCGAGCTGGCCGAGCCCGCCACCCCCGAGGCCAGCCTGGCCTGA
- a CDS encoding PhzF family phenazine biosynthesis protein — MLPFRQVDVFSRERLLGNPVAVVHDAGELTDAELATFARWTNLSETTFLLTPTVPTADYRLRIFTPGGELPFAGHPTIGSAHAWLEAGGVPRGEYVVQECAAGLVPLRRLAADPAGGTQPASPPGGTTPVPGGVSRLAFAAPPLLRDGPVDDDLLARLTAPLGIEPADVVDAKWCDNGPGWVGLRLASARQVLALAPDFAAIEQDTGVVGPYPEGGECAVEVRAFCAPHLGITEDPVTGSLNASLGQWLAGDVLPTSYVASQGTALGRRGRVHVEKAEDGTIWVGGDAHTTIAGTVRI; from the coding sequence ATGCTGCCTTTCCGCCAGGTCGATGTGTTCTCCCGCGAGCGGCTCCTGGGCAACCCGGTGGCGGTGGTGCATGACGCAGGCGAGCTGACCGACGCGGAACTGGCCACGTTCGCGCGCTGGACCAACCTGAGCGAGACGACCTTCCTGCTCACGCCGACCGTTCCCACGGCCGACTACCGGCTGCGGATCTTCACTCCAGGCGGCGAGCTGCCGTTCGCCGGGCACCCGACCATCGGCAGCGCCCACGCCTGGCTGGAGGCCGGCGGCGTGCCCCGCGGCGAGTACGTCGTCCAGGAGTGCGCCGCCGGGCTGGTGCCGCTGCGCCGGCTCGCAGCCGACCCGGCCGGCGGAACGCAGCCGGCCTCGCCGCCCGGTGGCACGACCCCGGTGCCCGGCGGAGTCAGCCGGCTCGCGTTCGCCGCGCCGCCGCTGCTGCGGGACGGTCCGGTCGACGACGATCTTCTCGCCCGGCTGACCGCTCCGCTCGGCATTGAGCCCGCCGACGTCGTCGACGCGAAATGGTGCGACAACGGCCCCGGCTGGGTCGGACTGAGGCTGGCCTCCGCCCGCCAGGTCCTCGCCCTGGCTCCCGACTTCGCGGCGATCGAGCAGGACACCGGGGTGGTCGGGCCCTACCCGGAAGGCGGCGAGTGCGCCGTCGAGGTACGGGCGTTCTGCGCGCCGCACCTGGGCATCACCGAGGACCCGGTGACCGGGAGCCTCAACGCGAGCCTGGGCCAGTGGCTCGCGGGCGACGTGCTGCCCACGTCCTACGTCGCCTCGCAGGGCACCGCCCTCGGCCGCCGCGGCCGGGTCCATGTCGAGAAGGCCGAGGACGGCACCATCTGGGTCGGCGGCGACGCCCACACCACGATCGCCGGCACCGTCAGGATCTAG
- a CDS encoding UbiA family prenyltransferase, producing the protein MRRFGALVRACHPEPTVAVTLFATALAISVGRAAVGVVAVAAAVLAGQLSVGWSNDFIDRRRDETGGRAEKPIVAGGVRPALVARGAAGAFLACVPLSFWSGSPAGWAHLAAVASAWAYNLGLKATPLSVLPYAVSFGLLPTFVVLGLAGHPLPPWWLPLAGALLGCGAHFANTLPDLATDEWTGIQGLPHRVGVGGARWSAVLLLVAGSVVALLGPAGVSAWRVAVLVAVAALTVAFGLRPNDRQAFRVAMAIAAADVIAVVISGTRLR; encoded by the coding sequence ATGAGGCGGTTCGGCGCGCTGGTGCGGGCCTGTCATCCGGAGCCGACCGTCGCGGTGACGTTGTTCGCCACGGCGCTGGCGATCTCCGTCGGGCGGGCCGCCGTGGGTGTGGTGGCGGTCGCCGCGGCGGTCCTGGCGGGCCAGCTGTCGGTCGGCTGGAGCAACGACTTCATCGACCGTCGGCGGGACGAGACCGGCGGGCGGGCCGAGAAGCCGATCGTCGCCGGCGGCGTGCGGCCCGCGCTGGTCGCCCGCGGCGCCGCGGGCGCGTTCCTCGCGTGCGTGCCGCTTTCCTTCTGGTCGGGCTCACCGGCGGGCTGGGCCCACCTCGCGGCGGTCGCGAGCGCCTGGGCGTACAACCTCGGGCTCAAGGCCACGCCGCTGTCGGTGCTGCCCTATGCGGTCTCGTTCGGGCTGCTGCCCACCTTCGTCGTGCTCGGGCTGGCGGGCCACCCGCTGCCGCCCTGGTGGCTGCCGCTCGCCGGGGCCCTGCTCGGGTGCGGCGCGCACTTCGCGAACACGCTGCCCGACCTGGCGACGGACGAGTGGACCGGGATTCAGGGGCTGCCGCACCGCGTCGGAGTCGGTGGGGCGCGCTGGTCGGCCGTGCTGCTGCTCGTGGCGGGCTCGGTCGTCGCCCTGCTCGGCCCCGCGGGCGTCAGCGCCTGGCGGGTGGCCGTGCTGGTCGCCGTGGCCGCGCTGACCGTGGCCTTCGGCCTGCGGCCGAACGACCGCCAGGCCTTCCGTGTCGCGATGGCGATCGCCGCCGCGGACGTGATCGCGGTCGTCATCAGCGGCACGCGCCTGCGCTAG
- a CDS encoding NAD(P)-dependent oxidoreductase, producing MDVAGAGGLGLGTGAPAGSGGRPIVVLRPAPRRHDELFDAAARAELDQVFQIVDLPGIDRVADEELLDVALPEVFAIVGQPALPRERIARAPRLRAVLNVEGNFLPNVDYRACFERGIHVLSAGPAFAQPVAEYALGLALDLARGISREDRAFRAGEEGRVTYGGSRGVLLRGADIGLLGFGSLGRALHPLLAPFRPTIRVYDPWLPASVLRERGLAPASLDETVSRSQFLFVLAAATTENRHLLGAAELALAPLGARLVLVSRAPVVDYEALLERVAGGHLMAAVDVWPEEPLALDHPARALDGLVLSGHRAGGIPAAFREIGEMVRDDLLLLARGLPPVRMQPGARELVERYRNRPVTGQAG from the coding sequence GTGGACGTGGCGGGGGCCGGCGGTCTCGGTCTCGGGACCGGGGCTCCGGCCGGCTCGGGCGGGCGGCCGATCGTCGTGCTGCGGCCCGCGCCGCGTCGCCACGACGAGCTGTTCGACGCCGCTGCGCGCGCCGAGCTGGATCAGGTCTTCCAGATCGTCGATCTCCCGGGGATCGATCGCGTCGCGGACGAGGAGCTGCTCGACGTGGCACTGCCGGAGGTGTTCGCGATCGTGGGGCAGCCGGCGCTGCCAAGGGAGCGGATCGCGCGGGCGCCCCGGCTGCGGGCGGTGCTCAACGTCGAGGGCAACTTCCTGCCGAACGTCGACTACCGGGCCTGTTTCGAGCGAGGGATCCACGTCCTGTCCGCCGGCCCGGCGTTCGCGCAACCGGTCGCCGAGTACGCCCTCGGGCTCGCGCTCGACCTTGCCCGCGGCATCAGCCGGGAGGACCGGGCCTTCCGGGCAGGCGAGGAGGGCCGGGTGACGTACGGCGGGTCGAGGGGAGTGCTGCTGCGCGGCGCCGATATCGGCCTCCTCGGGTTCGGCAGCCTGGGACGTGCGCTGCACCCGCTGCTCGCTCCGTTCCGACCGACGATTCGGGTGTACGACCCGTGGCTGCCGGCCTCGGTGCTGCGCGAGCGCGGCCTGGCGCCGGCGAGCCTGGACGAGACGGTGAGCCGGAGCCAGTTCCTGTTCGTGCTCGCGGCGGCGACAACGGAGAACAGGCACCTGCTCGGGGCCGCCGAGCTGGCCCTGGCGCCGCTCGGCGCCCGGCTCGTCCTGGTCAGCCGAGCCCCGGTGGTCGATTACGAGGCCCTGCTCGAACGTGTGGCGGGAGGTCACCTGATGGCGGCGGTCGACGTCTGGCCCGAGGAACCACTCGCTCTGGACCATCCGGCCCGGGCGCTCGACGGACTCGTGCTGTCCGGGCATCGGGCCGGCGGCATTCCGGCCGCGTTCCGGGAGATCGGCGAGATGGTCCGCGACGACCTCCTGCTGCTCGCGCGCGGTCTCCCGCCAGTGCGGATGCAGCCCGGCGCCCGTGAGCTGGTCGAGCGCTACCGTAACCGGCCGGTGACCGGCCAGGCCGGCTGA